Proteins encoded by one window of Leopardus geoffroyi isolate Oge1 chromosome X, O.geoffroyi_Oge1_pat1.0, whole genome shotgun sequence:
- the FAM50A gene encoding protein FAM50A isoform X1 yields the protein MAQYKGAASEAGRAMHLMKKREKQREQMEQMKQRIAEENIMKSNIDKKFSAHYDAVEAELKSSTVGLVTLNDMKAKQEALVKEREKQLAKKEQSKELQLKLEKLREKERKKEAKRKISSLSFTLEEEEEAGDEDEEVAVYEEELEREEITAKKRKLGKNPDVDTSFLPDRDREEEENRLREELRQEWEAKQEKIKSEEIEITFSYWDGSGHRRTVKMKKGNTMQQFLQKALEILRKDFSELRSAGVEQLMYIKEDLIIPHHHSFYDFIVTKARGKSGPLFNFDVHDDVRLLSDATVEKDEVWRGRKSGGAGCPPSPPVALNGPSPRLSHTRARWCCGAGTKRTSTSSLPAAGSPMTPRKSGTSTRSGECRRASDPLRPLPGASGLRALPPTVPALT from the exons atggCTCAGTACAAGGGCGCCGCGAGCGAGGCGGGCCGCGCCATGCACCTGATGAAGAAGCGGGAGAAGCAGCGCGAGCAGATGGAGCAGATGAAGCAACGGATTGCCGAG GAGAACATAATGAAATCTAACATCGACAAGAAGTTCTCTGCGCACTACGACGCCGTGGAGGCGGAGCTCAAGTCCAGCACCGTCG GTCTCGTGACCCTGAATGACATGAAGGCCAAGCAAGAGGCGCtggtgaaggagagggagaagcagcTGGCCAAGAAAGAGCAGTCGAAGGAGCTGCAATT GAAGCTGGAGAAGCTACGAGAGAAGGAGCGCAAGAAGGAGGCCAAGCGGAAGATCTCCAGCCTGTCCTTCActctggaggaagaggaggaggcaggtgacGAGGACGAGGAGGTGGCTGTGTATgaggaggagctggagagggAAG AGATCACtgcaaagaagaggaaattgggGAAGAACCCAGATGTGGACACGAGCTTCCTGCCCGACCGAGACCGTGAG gaaGAGGAGAACCGGCTCCGGGAAGAGCTGCGGCAGGAGTGGGAGGCCAAGCAGGAGAAGATCAAGA GCGAGGAGATCGAAATCACCTTCAGTTACTGGGATGGCTCCGGGCACCGGCGGACGGTcaag ATGAAAAAGGGCAACACGATGCAGCAGTTCCTGCAGAAGGCCCTTGAAATCCTGCGCAAAGACTTCAGCGAGCTCAG GTCAGCGGGGGTGGAGCAGCTCATGTACATCAAGGAGGACCTGATCATCCCCCAC CACCACAGCTTCTATGACTTCATTGTCACCAAGGCCCGAGGGAAGAGTG GGCCGCTCTTTAATTTCGACGTTCACGATGACGTGCGGCTGCTCAGTGACGCGACCGTGGAGAAGGACGAGGTGTGGCGGGGGAGGAAGAGCGGAGGGGCGGGgtgcccgccctcccccccagTAGCCTTGAACGGCCCTTCTCCCCGCCTCAGTCACACGCGGGCAAGGTGGTGCTGCGGAGCTGGTACGAAAAGAACAAGCACATCTTCCCTGCCAGCCGCTGGGAGCCCTATGACCCCGAGAAAAAGTGGGACAAGTACACG ATCCGGTGAATGTCGCCGCGCCTCCGACCCCCTCCGCCCCCTTCCCGGGGCCTCCGGACTCCGGGCGCTGCCCCCCACTGTCCCGGCCCTGACGTGA
- the FAM50A gene encoding protein FAM50A isoform X2, with amino-acid sequence MAQYKGAASEAGRAMHLMKKREKQREQMEQMKQRIAEENIMKSNIDKKFSAHYDAVEAELKSSTVGLVTLNDMKAKQEALVKEREKQLAKKEQSKELQLKLEKLREKERKKEAKRKISSLSFTLEEEEEAGDEDEEVAVYEEELEREEITAKKRKLGKNPDVDTSFLPDRDREEEENRLREELRQEWEAKQEKIKSEEIEITFSYWDGSGHRRTVKMKKGNTMQQFLQKALEILRKDFSELRSAGVEQLMYIKEDLIIPHHHSFYDFIVTKARGKSGPLFNFDVHDDVRLLSDATVEKDESHAGKVVLRSWYEKNKHIFPASRWEPYDPEKKWDKYTIR; translated from the exons atggCTCAGTACAAGGGCGCCGCGAGCGAGGCGGGCCGCGCCATGCACCTGATGAAGAAGCGGGAGAAGCAGCGCGAGCAGATGGAGCAGATGAAGCAACGGATTGCCGAG GAGAACATAATGAAATCTAACATCGACAAGAAGTTCTCTGCGCACTACGACGCCGTGGAGGCGGAGCTCAAGTCCAGCACCGTCG GTCTCGTGACCCTGAATGACATGAAGGCCAAGCAAGAGGCGCtggtgaaggagagggagaagcagcTGGCCAAGAAAGAGCAGTCGAAGGAGCTGCAATT GAAGCTGGAGAAGCTACGAGAGAAGGAGCGCAAGAAGGAGGCCAAGCGGAAGATCTCCAGCCTGTCCTTCActctggaggaagaggaggaggcaggtgacGAGGACGAGGAGGTGGCTGTGTATgaggaggagctggagagggAAG AGATCACtgcaaagaagaggaaattgggGAAGAACCCAGATGTGGACACGAGCTTCCTGCCCGACCGAGACCGTGAG gaaGAGGAGAACCGGCTCCGGGAAGAGCTGCGGCAGGAGTGGGAGGCCAAGCAGGAGAAGATCAAGA GCGAGGAGATCGAAATCACCTTCAGTTACTGGGATGGCTCCGGGCACCGGCGGACGGTcaag ATGAAAAAGGGCAACACGATGCAGCAGTTCCTGCAGAAGGCCCTTGAAATCCTGCGCAAAGACTTCAGCGAGCTCAG GTCAGCGGGGGTGGAGCAGCTCATGTACATCAAGGAGGACCTGATCATCCCCCAC CACCACAGCTTCTATGACTTCATTGTCACCAAGGCCCGAGGGAAGAGTG GGCCGCTCTTTAATTTCGACGTTCACGATGACGTGCGGCTGCTCAGTGACGCGACCGTGGAGAAGGACGAG TCACACGCGGGCAAGGTGGTGCTGCGGAGCTGGTACGAAAAGAACAAGCACATCTTCCCTGCCAGCCGCTGGGAGCCCTATGACCCCGAGAAAAAGTGGGACAAGTACACG ATCCGGTGA